GGCTTCCCGATTGATTCGGGCGATGGCTTGGGATCGCGTGATGCGACCCGAGATGAACTGCGAGTCGAGCTCACGGTCGAGCTTCGTGGGCTTGTAACCTTCCAATGCCACGATCGCATTGGAACGGCCGATCGAGGCTTTCCTCTTTGCAGCGATTTTACCCGCTGTTTTTGCAATCGCGATCATTGGTGGATTCTAAGCCGTATGAGAGGAAACAGCAAGGCAGCTCCTCGTTCCCTCACCGGGGTTATAACCAATCCCCCACTCCCCGATGAACTTCTTCAGAACTCTTGCGATGGTTGGGTTGGTGGGAGTTGATGGGATCTAGGAGATAGGGATCCAACTCGGTGAGGAAAGCGGACTGGAGCCTCCCGCAGACATCCACGCCTCTGACCTAACAGCCCTCAACCTAA
This window of the Verrucomicrobiota bacterium genome carries:
- a CDS encoding antitoxin VbhA family protein, with translation MIAIAKTAGKIAAKRKASIGRSNAIVALEGYKPTKLDRELDSQFISGRITRSQAIARINREARILAKKSRSHGLVGA